The following coding sequences are from one Sporomusaceae bacterium window:
- a CDS encoding response regulator transcription factor: MRLLLVDDNLLYIEGLKGYLQDNGVEVVGTAGDGLEALAKVEMLRPDMIVMDVQMDGCDGIEATRLIKRDFPEIEIVMLSVSEEDEHLFAAIRAGASGYLLKGMEAPLFLAELRRLAAGEAPLAPGMARRILREFAGREREPEPETAAERPALSARQGEVLRMLAEGMTYKEIGAALGIREITVRYHVNEILGKLHLANRAQLLAHAARLNL, translated from the coding sequence ATGAGGCTATTGCTGGTAGATGACAACCTCTTATATATCGAAGGTTTGAAGGGGTACCTGCAGGATAACGGCGTCGAGGTTGTCGGCACGGCCGGCGACGGCCTGGAGGCGTTGGCGAAGGTGGAGATGCTGCGGCCGGACATGATCGTTATGGATGTGCAGATGGACGGCTGCGACGGCATCGAAGCCACCAGGCTGATTAAACGCGATTTCCCGGAGATCGAGATCGTGATGCTGTCGGTTTCCGAGGAGGATGAGCATCTGTTCGCCGCCATCCGGGCGGGGGCGTCGGGATATCTGCTGAAGGGCATGGAGGCGCCGCTGTTCCTGGCCGAACTGCGGCGGCTGGCCGCCGGAGAAGCGCCGCTGGCCCCCGGAATGGCCAGGCGCATCCTGCGCGAGTTTGCCGGTCGCGAGCGGGAACCGGAGCCGGAGACGGCAGCTGAGCGGCCGGCGCTGAGCGCCCGTCAGGGCGAGGTGCTGAGAATGCTGGCCGAGGGTATGACTTACAAGGAAATCGGCGCCGCCCTGGGTATCAGGGAGATCACGGTCCGCTACCATGTGAACGAGATCCTCGGCAAGCTCCACCTGGCGAACCGGGCGCAGTTGCTGGCCCATGCGGCCCGATTGAACCTGTGA